The Poseidonibacter lekithochrous region TATAAATGGAGATGGTGAAACATCTAGAGATTTTACATATATAGATAATGTAGTACAAGCTAATATTATGGCAGGTGTTACTACAAATACAGAAGCCTTTGCAAAAGCATATAATACAGCAGCAGGTGGAAGAGAAACATTAAACAATCTATTTGCTGCAATAAAAAATAGTCTTGAAGAAAATCTTCCAGAGCTAAAAATAAAAGATGCAATATATAGAGATTTCAGAGCAGGAGATATTAGACACTCAAATGCAAATATCGACCAAGCTAAAACACTTTTAGGATATGAGCCAACACATAACTTAGAAGAAGGACTACAAGAATCACTAGCGTGGTACATAAATGATATAAAGGGAAGTAAATAATGAATAATAAAATTTGTGTAATAGGTCTTGGATACGTAGGTCTACCATTATCAGCAGCTTTTTCTTCAAAATATGATGTAGTTGGATTAGATATTTATAAAGAAAGAATTGATGAATTATCTCGTGCATATGATAGAACTTTAGAGTTAAATGAATCACAACTTCAAGAAGCAATAGATAATAATATTAAATTTACTTGTAATATTGATGATATTAAAGATTGTAATATTTATATTGTAACTGTTCCAACTCCTATTGATAAAAATAAAAGACCAGATTTAACTCCTTTAATAAAAGCTAGTGAAACTGTAGGAAAAGTACTCAAAAAAGATGATATTGTAATTTATGAATCAACTGTTTACCCAGGTGCAACAGAAGAAGAATGTGTACCAGTACTTGAAAAATTCTCTTCTTTAAAATTTAATACTAATTTCTTCTGCGGATATTCTCCTGAGAGAATTAATCCAGGTGATAAAGAACATACAGTTACAAAGATTTTAAAAGTAACTGCAGGTTCAACTCCAGAGATTGGTAAAAAAGTAGATGAATTATATGCATCTATTATCACAGCAGGTACTCACTTAGCACCTACTATTAAAGTGGCAGAAGCTGCAAAAGTAATTGAAAATAGCCAGCGAGATATTAATATTGCATTTGTAAATGAATTGTCAATTATCTTTAATAAACTTGGTATTAATACAAATGATGTTCTTGAAGCAGCTGGAACAAAATGGAACTTCTTAAAGTTTAAGCCAGGATTAGTTGGTGGACATTGTATTGGTGTTGATCCATACTACTTAACACATAAAGCACAACAAGTAGGATATAACCCAGAGATTATCTTAGCAGGTAGAAGACTAAATGATAATATGGGAATATATGTAGCTAAT contains the following coding sequences:
- a CDS encoding nucleotide sugar dehydrogenase, whose protein sequence is MNNKICVIGLGYVGLPLSAAFSSKYDVVGLDIYKERIDELSRAYDRTLELNESQLQEAIDNNIKFTCNIDDIKDCNIYIVTVPTPIDKNKRPDLTPLIKASETVGKVLKKDDIVIYESTVYPGATEEECVPVLEKFSSLKFNTNFFCGYSPERINPGDKEHTVTKILKVTAGSTPEIGKKVDELYASIITAGTHLAPTIKVAEAAKVIENSQRDINIAFVNELSIIFNKLGINTNDVLEAAGTKWNFLKFKPGLVGGHCIGVDPYYLTHKAQQVGYNPEIILAGRRLNDNMGIYVANQVIKLMIKKGHKIEGSNVLMLGITFKENCPDIRNSRVIDVVEELQEFGCNIDVYDPWADKEEVCREYSLNLVDNIDITKYDGIVVAVAHDEFKSLDLSNINDTVVFDIKSVVDYQDGSL